A DNA window from Niabella yanshanensis contains the following coding sequences:
- the nadC gene encoding carboxylating nicotinate-nucleotide diphosphorylase gives MTQEFQQKLKHLVEEALSEDIGNGDHSTLSSIDAGEEGSAVLKIKQDGVLAGVDVARFIFDYKEPGCSFEVFKRDGEPMFAGEKAFEVAAHEHTILQCERLVLNCMQRMSGIATLTKQYTDKLLGYKTKLLDTRKTTPNFRLLEKDAVRIGGGVNHRFGLYDMIMLKDNHIDYAGGIEKAINKAHDYVVKNDLDIKIEVETRSIEDVKKVIEVGEGKVFRVMLDNYTPEQITEALELIAGRFETEASGGINLETIESYAATGVDYVSVGGLIHQAQSLDLSLKAVL, from the coding sequence ATGACCCAGGAATTTCAACAAAAATTAAAACATCTGGTAGAAGAGGCGTTATCAGAAGACATAGGCAATGGCGACCATTCTACACTTTCGAGTATCGATGCCGGGGAGGAAGGCAGCGCTGTTTTAAAGATCAAACAGGATGGCGTTTTGGCCGGTGTAGATGTAGCCCGGTTCATTTTTGATTATAAAGAACCCGGATGCAGTTTTGAAGTGTTTAAAAGAGATGGCGAGCCGATGTTCGCGGGTGAAAAAGCTTTTGAAGTAGCCGCACATGAACATACTATCCTGCAGTGTGAAAGATTAGTATTAAACTGCATGCAGCGAATGAGTGGTATTGCTACTTTGACTAAACAATACACAGATAAGCTACTGGGTTATAAAACAAAACTGCTGGACACCCGTAAAACCACTCCTAATTTCAGGTTATTAGAGAAGGATGCGGTGCGTATCGGTGGTGGCGTCAATCACCGGTTTGGTTTATATGATATGATTATGTTGAAGGATAACCATATTGACTATGCAGGGGGTATTGAAAAAGCCATTAATAAAGCTCATGACTATGTTGTAAAAAACGATCTTGACATAAAAATAGAAGTAGAGACCCGTTCGATAGAAGATGTAAAAAAAGTAATCGAAGTTGGCGAGGGAAAAGTATTCAGAGTAATGCTTGACAATTATACACCGGAACAAATCACCGAAGCGCTGGAGCTGATCGCAGGCCGTTTTGAAACCGAAGCCAGCGGCGGTATCAATCTGGAAACCATCGAAAGCTATGCAGCAACAGGTGTTGACTATGTAAGCGTGGGTGGATTGATACACCAGGCCCAAAGCCTAGATTTGAGTTTAAAAGCTGTGCTGTAG
- a CDS encoding translation initiation factor, with translation MSKNKSNSPFVFSTNPDFKFEQDPEQVSTLAPAAQKLRLQLETKHRGGKTATVLLGFMGTEKDLEDLGKKLKSFCGTGGSAKNGEIIIQGDHRDKLLQWFLKNGYTNTKKSGG, from the coding sequence ATGTCCAAAAATAAATCAAATAGCCCCTTTGTTTTCAGTACCAATCCTGATTTTAAATTTGAGCAGGATCCAGAACAGGTATCCACACTTGCTCCTGCTGCGCAAAAGCTAAGGCTGCAGTTGGAAACCAAACATCGTGGTGGTAAAACAGCTACTGTATTATTAGGTTTTATGGGTACCGAAAAAGACCTTGAGGACCTGGGCAAAAAGCTTAAATCATTTTGCGGCACTGGTGGATCGGCTAAAAACGGAGAGATCATTATACAGGGCGACCACCGTGATAAATTATTGCAGTGGTTTTTGAAAAACGGTTATACTAACACTAAAAAAAGTGGCGGTTAA
- the apaG gene encoding Co2+/Mg2+ efflux protein ApaG yields the protein MSSMISAGIMVNVEVFYQPEYSNPLQHEYMFAYRITLENYNSHPVKLLRRHWNIFDSNGVYREVEGEGVVGVQPVLQAGESYQYMSGCNLSTDMGKMKGVYEMENLDLRKKFQVLIPEFEMIVPAKAN from the coding sequence ATGAGCAGCATGATTTCAGCAGGCATAATGGTGAATGTTGAGGTTTTTTATCAACCTGAATACAGCAATCCGTTGCAGCATGAGTATATGTTTGCCTATCGCATTACATTAGAAAACTATAACTCCCACCCCGTAAAACTCCTGCGCCGCCACTGGAATATATTTGACAGCAATGGTGTATACAGGGAAGTTGAAGGCGAAGGCGTTGTAGGCGTACAACCTGTATTACAAGCTGGAGAAAGTTATCAATATATGAGTGGCTGTAATCTTAGCACTGATATGGGCAAAATGAAAGGTGTTTATGAAATGGAGAACCTCGATCTCCGTAAGAAATTCCAGGTGCTGATTCCTGAGTTCGAAATGATTGTACCTGCAAAAGCTAACTAG
- a CDS encoding 2'-5' RNA ligase family protein: MSAAITTPAVAEYLLLIEPRKDLSDAITEIKKAFYNRYKTQEALKGKPHLTLVNYKQYTSFESRIVQKLRTISVRLSPIAIDLQDYGSFPSHTIYINVVSRSTVQNLVKNIRTHLQGLMKMDKDNKPHFIMEPHITIARRLKPWQYEQGWLDYSHQSFSGRFIANTMVLLRRETPDQKYELVHRFEFQGMAVGASQAVLF, translated from the coding sequence ATGTCTGCAGCTATTACAACACCGGCCGTTGCTGAATACCTATTATTAATTGAACCCCGTAAAGATCTGAGCGATGCCATCACCGAAATCAAAAAGGCTTTCTATAATCGATATAAAACCCAGGAAGCGCTGAAGGGAAAACCTCACCTCACCCTTGTCAACTATAAGCAATACACCAGTTTTGAAAGCCGGATTGTTCAAAAGTTGCGCACCATTTCGGTGCGGCTCTCTCCCATCGCCATCGACCTTCAGGATTATGGCTCCTTTCCATCCCACACAATTTACATTAACGTGGTTTCGAGAAGCACCGTGCAAAACCTTGTAAAGAATATCCGTACCCATTTACAGGGTTTGATGAAAATGGATAAAGACAATAAACCCCATTTTATCATGGAGCCTCATATAACCATTGCCCGGAGGTTAAAACCCTGGCAGTACGAACAAGGTTGGTTGGATTATAGCCATCAATCATTCAGCGGCAGGTTTATTGCGAACACGATGGTTTTATTAAGAAGAGAGACGCCGGATCAAAAGTACGAACTGGTTCATCGGTTTGAGTTCCAGGGAATGGCAGTTGGCGCTTCCCAGGCTGTGCTGTTTTAG
- a CDS encoding PA0069 family radical SAM protein, whose protein sequence is MDKKLKQDHFKVAVSSKKEEQQYLQGRGAQINTRNRFLKDERVKEHIEAIDEWDEPNLATQYIEQEAKTIVNKVDSPDVGMAYSMNAYAGCEHGCIYCYARNVHEYWGYSAGLDFERKIIVKKNAPQLLRKQLMHPKWEVMPIMLSGNTDCYQPAEKKYRLTRGLLEVCNEFNQPVGILTKNSGILNDKDVLQEMAQKNLVRAMVSITSFNEDLRRVMEPRTTTATQRLKVIEELSKAGVTMGIMMGPMIPGLNEHEMQRIMKAASEAGATFTAYTFIRLNGAIKFLFHDWLYKNFPDRADKIWHLIEQSHNGKVNDSRWGLRMRGEGSIAEIVAQQYAKYGKLYNMNEGRTGLNLNSFKRPGQQYTLF, encoded by the coding sequence ATGGACAAGAAATTAAAGCAGGACCATTTTAAAGTGGCCGTATCATCCAAAAAAGAAGAGCAGCAATACCTGCAGGGACGCGGCGCCCAGATCAATACCCGCAATCGCTTTTTAAAAGATGAACGGGTTAAGGAGCATATAGAAGCCATTGATGAATGGGATGAACCCAACCTGGCAACCCAGTATATTGAACAGGAAGCAAAAACGATCGTCAACAAAGTGGATAGTCCCGATGTAGGCATGGCTTATAGCATGAATGCCTATGCCGGCTGCGAGCATGGCTGCATTTACTGCTACGCCCGTAATGTGCATGAATACTGGGGATACAGCGCCGGGCTGGATTTTGAAAGAAAGATCATTGTCAAAAAAAATGCACCCCAGTTACTACGCAAGCAGCTCATGCATCCTAAATGGGAAGTAATGCCCATTATGCTCAGTGGGAATACTGACTGCTATCAACCCGCCGAAAAAAAGTATCGCCTGACGAGAGGTTTACTGGAAGTGTGCAATGAGTTTAACCAGCCCGTGGGTATCCTTACTAAAAATTCAGGCATTTTAAATGATAAAGATGTGCTACAGGAAATGGCCCAGAAAAACCTGGTGAGAGCCATGGTGTCTATTACTTCGTTCAATGAGGACCTGCGTCGCGTTATGGAGCCCCGCACTACTACTGCCACACAGCGCCTAAAGGTAATTGAAGAGTTGAGTAAGGCGGGAGTTACCATGGGCATTATGATGGGACCGATGATACCTGGCTTAAACGAACATGAAATGCAAAGGATTATGAAAGCCGCTTCAGAGGCCGGCGCTACATTTACAGCTTATACCTTTATACGATTAAACGGTGCTATCAAATTTTTGTTTCACGATTGGTTATACAAAAATTTTCCCGACCGGGCAGATAAAATATGGCACCTGATAGAGCAAAGTCATAACGGGAAAGTAAACGATAGCCGCTGGGGATTGCGCATGCGCGGGGAAGGCAGCATCGCTGAAATCGTAGCCCAGCAATATGCCAAGTATGGAAAACTCTATAACATGAACGAAGGCCGCACCGGCCTTAACCTGAATAGCTTTAAAAGGCCTGGTCAGCAGTATACATTGTTCTAA
- a CDS encoding ribonuclease H-like YkuK family protein, with product MQHQTKQWRKLTGEYLKNYIADEVHGAILREKELGHTLKVCIGTDSQVKGSQTEFATVIVFVRKGRGGFMFLNNETTREKMSIKQRMMTEVSRSIEVAYHLSNVFSDHSVDMEVHVDINTSPLYKSNDALKEAVGYITGMGFSFKAKPEAFASSCCANKVVQ from the coding sequence ATGCAGCATCAAACAAAACAATGGAGGAAGTTGACGGGCGAGTACCTCAAGAACTACATTGCAGACGAGGTACATGGCGCCATACTCCGCGAAAAAGAATTAGGTCACACACTGAAAGTGTGCATTGGCACCGACAGCCAGGTAAAAGGCTCCCAGACAGAATTTGCTACAGTTATCGTTTTCGTTCGCAAAGGCCGCGGTGGCTTTATGTTTTTAAATAACGAAACCACACGCGAAAAAATGAGTATCAAACAGCGTATGATGACTGAAGTATCCAGGAGTATTGAAGTAGCTTATCATTTAAGCAATGTATTTTCGGATCATAGTGTTGATATGGAAGTACATGTAGACATCAATACCAGCCCTCTTTACAAAAGTAATGACGCTTTAAAAGAAGCAGTTGGTTATATAACCGGCATGGGCTTCTCTTTTAAAGCCAAACCCGAAGCCTTTGCCAGTTCCTGTTGCGCGAACAAAGTGGTGCAGTAA
- a CDS encoding DUF4153 domain-containing protein translates to MKKNLFFFVSVIVFVGLFYNQSPGINISFFGLMTWLFLLGITPAIKRTQMFWALSVTSLVSVGAFAWYGDFICFAALFLSLLLTGFKAFYPRLNVLVLPFNTAFNYITFIFRVLTPQKWLGVRLSSDGLAKKAISYVLIPAAFAAIFIGVYTAASDKFASLLVINLEFDFLQLAVLTVLGFFLMFNFFYSSVPKAVIACNGYLKDDFSDGFVQRRNKRFHLLDVISQRRSGEISLILLNAVLIFFIIIYGIEQFGTPGSSGTLSNDVHERVYVLILSIVMAIGVIMIYFQGLLNFDTQSGLLKKLSFIWIGLNVLLIGTVFFQNMEYIVAYGLTFKRIGVFIFLLLSLFGLFITWVKLKNRKTNIFLINRMVWAAFYVLVVSSLINWGWIVTLYNTSHFANPDWNYLNSLHYNRQLLNTIYKEKGMPDTEMKRDIDAERSDQFLSKRLYFEFLDVQ, encoded by the coding sequence ATGAAAAAGAATCTGTTTTTCTTCGTTTCGGTGATTGTTTTTGTAGGGTTGTTTTACAACCAAAGTCCCGGGATTAATATCAGCTTTTTTGGTCTGATGACCTGGCTGTTTCTATTAGGCATAACTCCCGCCATCAAGCGCACGCAAATGTTTTGGGCGCTCTCCGTCACCAGTTTGGTATCGGTGGGGGCATTTGCCTGGTATGGTGATTTTATCTGCTTCGCCGCCCTGTTCCTGTCATTGTTGCTAACCGGGTTTAAAGCCTTTTACCCCAGGCTAAATGTTTTGGTTTTACCCTTTAATACCGCTTTCAATTACATTACCTTTATCTTTCGTGTCTTAACTCCGCAGAAATGGTTAGGTGTTCGGTTATCCAGCGACGGGTTGGCAAAGAAGGCAATCAGTTATGTGCTGATTCCTGCTGCATTTGCCGCCATTTTTATTGGTGTCTATACTGCAGCCAGTGATAAGTTTGCGTCGTTATTGGTTATCAACCTCGAGTTTGATTTCCTGCAGTTGGCAGTGTTAACGGTACTTGGATTTTTCCTGATGTTTAATTTTTTCTATTCTTCAGTACCTAAAGCAGTTATTGCCTGTAATGGCTATTTAAAAGATGATTTTTCGGACGGCTTTGTGCAAAGAAGAAACAAAAGGTTTCATTTACTGGACGTGATTTCGCAGAGGCGTAGCGGTGAAATATCGCTGATCCTGTTAAATGCGGTATTGATTTTCTTCATCATTATTTATGGTATAGAGCAGTTTGGAACACCGGGCTCATCGGGAACTTTAAGCAACGATGTACATGAGCGCGTATATGTATTGATCCTCTCAATTGTTATGGCCATTGGTGTGATCATGATTTATTTCCAGGGATTACTCAATTTCGATACACAGTCGGGTTTGCTTAAAAAACTTTCATTTATATGGATCGGCCTAAATGTATTGTTGATAGGTACGGTGTTTTTTCAAAACATGGAATATATCGTTGCCTATGGCCTTACCTTTAAACGCATTGGTGTGTTTATATTCCTTTTACTCAGCCTGTTTGGGCTTTTTATTACCTGGGTAAAATTAAAGAACAGGAAGACCAATATATTTTTAATCAACAGGATGGTTTGGGCTGCTTTCTATGTTTTAGTGGTAAGTAGCCTGATTAACTGGGGTTGGATAGTAACCCTTTACAATACCAGCCATTTTGCCAATCCTGACTGGAACTATTTAAACTCACTGCACTACAACAGGCAACTGCTGAATACCATTTACAAAGAAAAAGGAATGCCTGATACTGAAATGAAGCGTGATATAGATGCAGAGCGCTCAGATCAATTCCTTTCTAAAAGATTATACTTTGAATTCCTGGATGTACAATAG
- a CDS encoding winged helix-turn-helix domain-containing protein: MSLLEHLNKDFESRVRLGIMSILVVNEWIDFLEMKDHLQVTDGNLASHINALEQKKYIEVKKEFVGKKPKTSYKATKTGKGAFEKHINALEKLLRG; encoded by the coding sequence ATGAGCTTATTAGAGCATTTAAATAAAGATTTCGAAAGTAGGGTGAGGCTGGGTATCATGTCGATTCTGGTGGTAAACGAATGGATTGATTTCCTGGAGATGAAAGATCATTTACAGGTGACTGATGGCAACCTGGCCAGTCATATTAATGCGCTGGAGCAGAAAAAATATATAGAAGTGAAAAAAGAGTTTGTCGGGAAAAAGCCCAAAACATCTTACAAAGCCACTAAGACGGGTAAGGGGGCATTTGAAAAGCATATCAATGCTTTGGAGAAGCTATTACGGGGGTAA
- the surE gene encoding 5'/3'-nucleotidase SurE: MAKAKNSKPVILITNDDGITSPGIRALYEAVKDLGQIVIVAPDKPQSGMGHAITIGHPLRLQPSDLFPGIDAYSCSGTPVDCVKLAVDKVLHRKPDLCLSGINHGPNHSINVIYSGTMSAAMEAAIENIPAVGFSLMDHSINADFSAAQHYARVITEKMLKDKPTKHILLNVNIPNFPLSEIKGYKICKQAYAKYQEKFLERKDPSGKKYYWLTGEFVNFDNGRDSDVWALANNYVSVVPVQFDLTNYDLKTKLEKQWKDKPDRSVKAPVKKIVKRSMPKSE, from the coding sequence ATGGCAAAAGCAAAGAACAGCAAACCCGTTATCCTGATCACTAATGATGATGGTATTACATCACCTGGCATCAGGGCTTTATACGAAGCAGTTAAAGACCTCGGACAAATAGTTATTGTGGCACCTGACAAGCCCCAGTCGGGTATGGGGCACGCGATCACCATCGGACATCCCCTCCGTTTGCAACCGTCTGACCTGTTCCCGGGTATTGATGCTTATTCCTGCTCGGGCACACCGGTAGATTGTGTGAAGCTGGCAGTTGACAAAGTGCTCCATCGTAAGCCGGACCTTTGCCTGAGTGGTATTAACCATGGACCCAATCATAGTATCAACGTTATTTATTCGGGCACTATGTCTGCCGCCATGGAAGCCGCTATTGAAAACATTCCCGCAGTAGGTTTTTCACTCATGGATCATAGCATCAATGCAGACTTTTCTGCTGCCCAACACTATGCCAGAGTGATCACTGAAAAAATGCTGAAGGATAAACCGACCAAACATATCCTGCTGAATGTAAACATTCCCAACTTTCCTTTATCTGAAATAAAAGGGTATAAGATCTGCAAGCAGGCTTATGCCAAATACCAGGAAAAATTCCTGGAACGCAAAGACCCGAGTGGTAAAAAGTATTACTGGTTAACCGGGGAGTTTGTGAACTTTGATAATGGGAGGGATAGTGACGTATGGGCTTTGGCGAACAATTATGTGAGCGTAGTTCCGGTGCAATTTGATTTGACCAACTATGATCTCAAAACCAAACTGGAAAAGCAATGGAAAGACAAGCCAGACCGTTCAGTGAAAGCTCCTGTTAAGAAGATCGTTAAAAGATCAATGCCGAAATCTGAATAA
- the lpxB gene encoding lipid-A-disaccharide synthase, which yields MSQQKKYYIIAGEASGDLHGGNLIRAIKQQDAAADIHCWGGDKMQAAGGVLVKHYRDLAFMGFIEVVKNLGTILKNLKFCKQDILAFKPDILVLIDYPGFNLRIAKWAKEQRIKVVYYISPQVWAWKENRVKMMKQCIDEMIVILPFEKSYFEDKWNWKVSYVGHPLIEEIAKKRAHSSDLAINDAAGNNNTKPVIALLPGSRKQEIEKKLPVMLEVSKAFPGYQFVVAQAPSLDSEFYHTYTHQYPNVSIVNNRTYDLLMQSKAALVTSGTATLETALFGVPEVVCYKGSEISYQIAKRVISIKYISLVNLIMDKEVVKELIQQDMNVVNLTTELNKLLNDAGRQQQIREDYVQLQQILGAGGDASAKAAAIIIKSASQ from the coding sequence TTGAGTCAACAGAAAAAATACTATATCATCGCCGGCGAAGCATCGGGCGACCTGCACGGGGGCAACCTTATACGTGCAATTAAACAGCAGGATGCTGCTGCCGATATACATTGCTGGGGTGGTGATAAAATGCAGGCAGCGGGTGGTGTTTTGGTGAAACATTACCGGGACCTGGCTTTTATGGGTTTTATAGAAGTAGTAAAGAACCTGGGCACTATTTTAAAGAACTTAAAATTCTGCAAGCAGGATATACTGGCTTTCAAACCCGATATACTGGTGTTGATAGATTACCCGGGATTTAATTTGCGCATTGCCAAATGGGCTAAAGAACAGCGGATAAAAGTGGTGTATTATATTTCTCCGCAAGTGTGGGCCTGGAAAGAGAACCGGGTAAAAATGATGAAGCAATGTATCGATGAGATGATTGTAATTTTGCCTTTTGAGAAAAGCTACTTCGAGGATAAATGGAACTGGAAAGTAAGCTATGTGGGGCATCCGCTGATAGAAGAAATCGCCAAAAAAAGGGCGCATTCATCTGACCTGGCAATAAATGATGCTGCGGGGAACAACAACACCAAACCGGTTATCGCGTTATTACCTGGCAGCCGTAAACAGGAAATAGAAAAGAAACTCCCGGTTATGCTCGAAGTAAGTAAAGCTTTTCCCGGTTACCAGTTTGTGGTGGCCCAGGCGCCCTCTCTTGACAGTGAATTTTATCACACTTACACCCATCAATATCCCAATGTAAGCATAGTAAATAACCGCACATATGATTTGCTGATGCAATCAAAAGCCGCCCTGGTGACTTCTGGCACCGCTACCCTTGAAACTGCACTGTTTGGCGTACCGGAAGTAGTTTGCTACAAGGGGTCTGAGATCAGCTACCAGATAGCGAAGCGTGTGATCAGCATCAAATACATTTCGCTGGTTAACCTGATTATGGATAAGGAAGTGGTGAAGGAGCTGATACAACAGGACATGAATGTTGTCAACCTTACAACTGAGCTTAATAAATTACTGAACGATGCAGGCAGGCAGCAACAGATACGGGAAGATTATGTACAGCTTCAACAGATACTGGGGGCAGGCGGCGACGCGTCGGCAAAAGCAGCAGCTATTATAATAAAGTCAGCTTCTCAGTAA
- a CDS encoding DUF6728 family protein, which yields MGVLKQLAEYLFLKKKDPGRPKSSWVGYMHNINRLSIFLFIICMIILIIKLLRS from the coding sequence ATGGGTGTATTGAAACAATTGGCTGAATATCTTTTTCTGAAAAAGAAAGACCCCGGCAGGCCGAAGAGCAGTTGGGTAGGCTACATGCATAATATCAACCGCCTCAGTATTTTCCTTTTTATCATTTGCATGATTATATTAATCATCAAGTTACTGAGAAGCTGA
- a CDS encoding FAD-binding oxidoreductase, with product MEHLPNRITADLIESFKSIVGNEYFFADDESLLRYSRDETETLSFKPHVVLKPATSQEISAVLKICNEHQVPVTPRGAGTGLTGGALPHLGGVVISTERLNKILDIDERNLQVTTEPGVITEVLQRAVAEKSLFYPPDPASKGSCFIGGNISENSGGPRAVKYGVVKDYVLNLEVVLPTGEIIWTGANVLKNATGYNITQLVVGSEGTLGIVTKIVLRLIPLPKYDVLMLAPFANLEKACEAVSAIFRAGYTPSALELMEINALKVVSSMIDNHAMPVNDHTEAHLLIEVDGNDTDVLLKEMEQIAGVLEHFEAGELLLAEDAQQKEELWKLRRKVAEYVKLAGYTIEEDAVVPRAELPKLIRGLKVLGRQHDFDAVAYGHAGDGNLHIRIKKEGVPNSYQNPEMDTIVRELFALIKQLGGTISGEHGIGLIQKGFMDIVFEERQLQIMREIKKVFDPNNILNAGKIFD from the coding sequence ATGGAGCATTTGCCAAACAGAATAACAGCAGACCTTATAGAATCGTTCAAATCAATAGTAGGAAACGAATATTTTTTTGCTGATGACGAATCGTTGCTGCGCTACAGCCGTGACGAGACGGAAACACTGAGCTTCAAACCGCATGTAGTATTAAAGCCCGCTACGTCACAGGAGATTAGTGCTGTACTTAAAATATGCAATGAGCACCAGGTACCGGTTACCCCAAGAGGTGCGGGGACTGGTTTAACCGGCGGTGCGCTTCCGCATTTAGGGGGAGTGGTGATTTCTACCGAACGGCTGAACAAAATTTTGGATATTGATGAGCGCAACCTGCAGGTAACCACCGAACCCGGAGTGATCACTGAAGTATTACAGCGGGCTGTTGCGGAAAAGAGTTTATTTTATCCGCCTGACCCGGCTAGTAAAGGTTCCTGTTTTATAGGCGGTAATATCTCAGAAAACAGTGGCGGCCCCAGGGCCGTAAAATACGGCGTAGTAAAAGATTATGTCTTAAATCTGGAGGTAGTATTACCAACGGGTGAAATTATATGGACCGGCGCCAATGTTTTGAAGAATGCCACAGGTTATAATATTACACAACTGGTAGTAGGCAGCGAGGGTACTTTGGGCATCGTTACTAAAATTGTATTACGCCTGATTCCTTTGCCAAAATACGATGTACTGATGCTGGCTCCTTTTGCCAACCTGGAAAAGGCCTGTGAGGCTGTAAGTGCTATATTCAGGGCAGGGTATACACCCAGTGCGCTGGAGCTTATGGAGATCAATGCGCTAAAGGTTGTGAGCAGTATGATAGATAATCATGCGATGCCGGTTAACGACCATACGGAAGCTCATTTATTGATTGAGGTAGACGGAAATGATACTGACGTATTACTAAAAGAGATGGAACAAATTGCAGGCGTATTGGAGCACTTTGAGGCTGGGGAGCTATTATTGGCTGAAGACGCGCAGCAGAAAGAAGAACTTTGGAAATTACGCCGCAAGGTAGCAGAGTATGTAAAATTGGCCGGTTACACCATAGAAGAAGATGCGGTAGTGCCACGGGCAGAACTGCCTAAGCTGATCAGGGGATTAAAAGTTCTGGGCAGGCAACATGACTTTGATGCAGTGGCTTACGGACATGCGGGCGACGGTAACCTGCACATCCGCATCAAAAAAGAAGGTGTTCCCAATAGCTATCAAAATCCCGAAATGGATACTATCGTGCGGGAGTTGTTTGCTTTAATAAAGCAATTAGGCGGCACTATCAGCGGAGAACATGGCATTGGGCTTATTCAAAAAGGATTTATGGATATTGTTTTTGAAGAACGCCAGCTGCAGATTATGCGGGAGATCAAAAAGGTATTCGATCCTAATAATATCCTGAATGCCGGTAAAATATTTGATTAA
- the cysM gene encoding cysteine synthase CysM, protein MAGILDQIGNTPLVELTKIAVNKNVKIYAKLEGNNPGGSVKDRAAYGMIKGALDRGEIQPGTQLIEATSGNTGIALAMIANLFGIDIELVMPESATRERVLTMQAFGAKVTLTPKERGMEGSIDYANDKIKSGGYLMLNQFGNPDNPGMHYKTTGPEIWRDTEGRITHFVSSMGTTGTIMGVSRYLKEVNPDIQIVGCQPTDNSSIPGIRKWPEAYLPKIFDKSRIDRVIELDESDARTMAKRLAREEAVFAGMSSGGAVHAAIELSKELESGIIVCIICDRGDRYLSSDLFD, encoded by the coding sequence ATGGCCGGAATACTTGACCAGATTGGCAATACACCTTTAGTAGAGCTTACAAAAATAGCGGTAAATAAAAATGTAAAAATATATGCCAAGCTGGAGGGGAATAACCCCGGCGGCAGTGTGAAAGACAGGGCCGCCTATGGCATGATCAAGGGAGCTTTAGACCGGGGAGAGATTCAACCCGGAACTCAATTAATTGAAGCAACAAGCGGCAATACGGGTATTGCTTTGGCGATGATTGCTAACCTGTTTGGAATTGATATTGAGCTGGTAATGCCTGAAAGTGCCACGCGGGAACGGGTATTGACGATGCAGGCTTTTGGCGCCAAAGTAACACTCACCCCCAAAGAAAGAGGTATGGAGGGGTCTATTGACTACGCAAACGATAAAATAAAATCGGGCGGTTATTTGATGCTTAACCAGTTTGGTAATCCGGATAACCCGGGTATGCACTATAAAACCACAGGGCCCGAGATATGGAGAGATACCGAAGGCCGGATCACACATTTTGTTTCTTCAATGGGTACAACGGGTACTATTATGGGTGTTTCCAGGTATTTAAAAGAAGTGAATCCTGATATACAGATCGTGGGTTGCCAGCCAACAGACAACTCCAGCATCCCCGGCATACGTAAATGGCCGGAAGCCTATTTGCCCAAGATCTTCGATAAAAGCCGTATTGACCGGGTAATCGAACTGGATGAGTCTGATGCCCGCACCATGGCAAAAAGACTGGCCCGGGAAGAAGCCGTATTTGCGGGTATGAGCAGCGGCGGCGCCGTACATGCAGCCATTGAGCTTTCAAAAGAACTGGAGTCGGGTATTATTGTTTGTATTATTTGCGACAGAGGCGATCGGTATTTATCTTCTGATTTGTTCGATTAG